A single window of Salvia splendens isolate huo1 chromosome 6, SspV2, whole genome shotgun sequence DNA harbors:
- the LOC121809108 gene encoding agamous-like MADS-box protein AGL61 produces the protein MAKKPSMGRQKIKIQKIEVKNHLQVTFSKRRSGLFKKASELCTLCGVEIGIIVFSPAGKVFSFGHPNVESIIDRFLARNPVPNAHDPFQLVEAQRNASVRELNLQLGHMLNEVEAERKRGESLDAMRKANESHYWWESPVSKLGLEQLEQVKDAMEELKKNVNQQAANSVFMANRVFEQYENKPMPGHGSNINNIAAAAAAANGSFGYCHGFF, from the coding sequence ATGGCAAAGAAGCCTAGCATGGGAAGACAAAAGATCAAGATCCAGAAAATAGAGGTGAAGAACCACCTCCAAGTGACCTTCTCGAAGCGCCGATCAGGGCTCTTCAAGAAGGCGAGCGAGCTCTGCACGCTCTGTGGCGTGGAGATCGGCATCATTGTCTTCTCCCCGGCCGGGAAGGTCTTCTCCTTTGGCCACCCCAACGTGGAGTCCATCATCGACCGCTTCCTGGCCCGCAACCCGGTCCCCAACGCCCACGACCCGTTCCAGCTTGTCGAGGCGCAGAGGAACGCCAGCGTGAGGGAGCTGAACCTGCAGCTAGGGCACATGCTCAACGAGGTGGAGGCCGAGAGGAAGAGAGGGGAGAGCCTGGACGCGATGAGGAAGGCGAACGAGAGCCACTATTGGTGGGAGTCGCCGGTGAGTAAGTTAGGGTTGGAGCAGCTGGAGCAGGTGAAGGACGCCATGGAGGAGCTCAAGAAGAATGTTAACCAGCAGGCCGCGAACTCGGTTTTCATGGCGAATAGGGTTTTTGAGCAGTATGAGAACAAGCCGATGCCGGGCCATGGCTCGAATATTAATAAcattgcggcggcggcggccgcTGCTAACGGCAGCTTTGGATATTGCCATGGATTTTTCTGA